A region of Papaver somniferum cultivar HN1 unplaced genomic scaffold, ASM357369v1 unplaced-scaffold_160, whole genome shotgun sequence DNA encodes the following proteins:
- the LOC113337506 gene encoding 60S acidic ribosomal protein P1-like, producing MSSSGEVACTYATLILHDDGIPITADKISTLVKKANVQCESYWPGLFAKFVERKNVEDLITNVGATAVAVSASTGGGATAVEAPAAEEKKKKKKEEEKEESDDDDMIMNLFD from the exons ATGTCTTCCAGTGGAGAAGTCGCTTGCACTTACGCCACCTTGATTCTTCATGACGACGGAATTCCCATTACT GCTGACAAGATTTCAACTTTGGTAAAGAAGGCCAATGTCCAATGTGAGTCTTACTGGCCTGGCCTCTTCGCTAAGTTTGTTGAGAGGAAGAACGTTGAAGACTTGATCACCAACGTTGGTGCTACTGCCGTTGCTGTCTCTGCTTCCACAGGTGGTGGTGCAACAGCTGTGGAAGCTCCTGCTgccgaagagaagaagaagaagaagaaggaggaagagaaagaagagagCGATGACGACGATATGATTATGAATCTCTTCGACTAG